The Maniola hyperantus chromosome 12, iAphHyp1.2, whole genome shotgun sequence genome has a segment encoding these proteins:
- the LOC117987058 gene encoding ATP-dependent DNA helicase DDX11 isoform X2 translates to MNPNFSFPFEPYDIQKKFMNELYFTIENRKLGVFESPTGTGKSLSVCCGALQWLKDTNLKIVDELTKEINQLKLELSTTIEADDWLQEEYEKLKKNQLLVSLQFKLDKIKQREEKFTELKKRVYIHKKSLNKIEHHFHKRDKSNEAGDSKDFDEKENIEDQDLIVEESQNKDDESDSEETCLDDENGSSTKIYISSRTHSQLSQFVGEIKRTEFSNSTRVVTLASRHHYCINSDVTKLKNVNLVNERCLDMQKSKTKSTSVGDEGKVLKKTRTSRCNACPYYNQNNITRLKEQLLVDIMDMEDIVKTGKQLKACPYYASRMALDDAEVVLISHAGIVSSGARSGVSLKLQDNILILDEAHGLTAALENAHSAPVSAKQLSSVKTFLQFYINKYRARLSSKNLLQLNQVNFVVGKLLGLVQPKTASDKKGDATIFSLEDFVIKAEIDHLHLRPLVEFCRSTRLAPKLHGFSMRYSQQALEDENKKVEVNKKASFKEFLSNMSKKKGQNEVLDDVHKSEYKASNQINSVPTESSAGSGLYAVLDFLEMLCGRSADGRVLARPGDGGGLKYLLLNVAEHFAQVVQQCRSASLAGGTMEPVAEFQALLTNNDPEVDRVNVVKCEHVVPPNNVLGVCLSKGPSNIQLNFSYEHRASKDLLNEVGRVLRNVCSIVPNGVVCFVPSYSYEQMLYEHLTSTKVIESISKKKKIFREPKSASEVDQVLHKYAAAIKNKDLNGALLFSVVGGKLSEGLNFSDDLGRCVMVLGMPYPNVKSPELQEKMNYLNKSTPGAGSVYYENLCMKAVNQCIGRAVRHANDYACVLLVDERYSRPQTVAALPSFVQKSLKTNCTFGQSIGSIAKFFARHKEKK, encoded by the exons AGGCTGATGATTGGCTACAAGAAGAGTATgagaaattaaaaaagaatCAACTGTTGGTATCCTTGCAGTTTAAacttgataaaataaaacaaagagaGGAAAAATTTACTGAATTGAAAAAAAGAGTTTACATCCATAAAAAAAGTTTGAATAAAATTGAGCATCATTTTCATAAACGGGACAAATCCAATGAAGCAGGTGATAGTaaggattttgatgaaaaagagAACATTGAAGACCAAGACCTCATTGTAGAGGAAAGTCAGAATAAAGATGATGAATCTGATTCCGAAGAAACATGTTTAGATGATGAAAATGGTAGCAGTACAAAA ATTTACATAAGCAGCAGGACTCACAGTCAGCTGTCGCAGTTTGTGGGGGAGATCAAGAGGACAGAGTTCAGCAACAGCACTAGAGTGGTCACCCTTGCTTCCCGACACCACTACTGCATCAACTCTGACGTTACCAAGCTCAAAAATGTCAATCTTGTCAATGAACG ATGTCTCGATATGCAGAAATCCAAAACGAAATCAACATCAGTAGGAGATGAAGGCAAAGTCCTAAAGAAGACCAGAACTAGCAGGTGCAATGCTTGCCCTTACTACAACCAAAACAACATAACAAGGTTGAAGGAACAGCTTCTGGTGGACATTATGGACATGGAAGACATAGTCAAAACTGGCAAACAGTTGAAGGCTTGCCCGTACTATGCTTCTAGAATGGCCTTAGATGATGCTGag GTAGTTCTAATCAGCCATGCAGGCATAGTAAGCAGTGGAGCAAGATCGGGCGTCTCTCTGAAACTACAGGACAATATTCTCATTCTGGACGAAGCGCACGGCCTCACTGCAGCGTTGGAAAACGCTCACAGCGCCCCGGTGTCGGCCAAACAACTGAGCTCTGTTAAGACATTCCTACAGTTTTATATCAATAAATACCGAGCTAGATTGAGTAGCAAGAATCTGTTGCAGTTGAATCAAGTCAATTTCGTTGTGGGCAAGCTTTTAG gttTAGTACAACCGAAAACGGCAAGTGATAAAAAGGGGGATGCAACAATATTTTCACTCGaagattttgttataaaagctGAGATAGATCACCTCCACTTACGGCCGCTGGTGGAATTCTGCAGAAGCACTCGCCTGGCGCCCAAGCTTCACGGCTTCTCTATGAGATACAGCCAGCAAGCTCTCGAGgatgaaaacaaaaaagttgaaGTCAACAAAAAAGCATCGTTCAAAGAGTTCCTCAGTAATATGTCTAAGAAAAAAGGTCAGAATGAAGTCCTTGATGATGTTCATAAAAGTGAATATAAAGCATCTAATCAG ATAAACAGCGTACCAACAGAATCGTCCGCCGGAAGCGGGCTGTACGCCGTGTTGGACTTCCTGGAGATGCTGTGCGGGCGTAGCGCGGACGGGCGCGTGCTGGCGCGGCCGGGCGACGGCGGGGGCCTCAAGTACTTGCTGCTCAACGTCGCCGAGCACTTTGCGCAAGTGGTCCAACAGTGTCGATCGGCAagtt TGGCAGGGGGTACCATGGAACCAGTGGCCGAGTTCCAAGCTTTGCTCACAAACAATGACCCCGAAGTGGACAGGGTGAACGTAGTCAAGTGCGAACACGTCGTGCCTCCGAACAATGTGCTGGGCGTATGCCTTTCCAAGGGACCTTCCAATATTCAGTTGAATTTCTCCTACGAACATCGTGCTTCCAAAGACTTG TTAAACGAAGTTGGTCGGGTATTGAGAAATGTTTGTAGCATAGTCCCGAACGGCGTGGTTTGCTTTGTACCCTCGTACTCATACGAGCAGATGTTGTACGAACACTTAACTAGCACTAAAGTAATCGAGAGTATCAGCAAGAAGAAAAAAATCTTTCGGGAGCCCAAGTCTGCCTCAGAAGTAGATCAG GTTTTACATAAATATGCCGcagcaataaaaaataaagatctCAATGGCGCACTTTTATTTAGCGTCGTTGGAGGGAAATTGAGTGAAGGACTGAATTTCAG CGACGATTTAGGCCGCTGTGTGATGGTACTGGGCATGCCATATCCGAACGTAAAATCACCAGAGCTTCAAGAGAAAATGAATTATCTCAATAAATCTACCCCTGGAGCAGGAAGTGTTTACTATGAAAACCTATGTATGAAGGCAGTTAACCAATGTATTG GACGAGCAGTTCGTCACGCCAATGATTATGCGTGTGTATTATTGGTGGACGAGAGATATTCGCGACCTCAAACCGTAGCAGCGCTGCCGTCTTTTGTACAG AAATCTTTAAAAACCAACTGCACATTTGGACAAAGTATTGGGAGTATAGCCAAGTTTTTTGCAAGGcataaagaaaagaaataa
- the LOC117987058 gene encoding ATP-dependent DNA helicase DDX11 isoform X1 encodes MNPNFSFPFEPYDIQKKFMNELYFTIENRKLGVFESPTGTGKSLSVCCGALQWLKDTNLKIVDELTKEINQLKLELSTTIEADDWLQEEYEKLKKNQLLVSLQFKLDKIKQREEKFTELKKRVYIHKKSLNKIEHHFHKRDKSNEAGDSKDFDEKENIEDQDLIVEESQNKDDESDSEETCLDDENGSSTKIYISSRTHSQLSQFVGEIKRTEFSNSTRVVTLASRHHYCINSDVTKLKNVNLVNERCLDMQKSKTKSTSVGDEGKVLKKTRTSRCNACPYYNQNNITRLKEQLLVDIMDMEDIVKTGKQLKACPYYASRMALDDAEVVLISHAGIVSSGARSGVSLKLQDNILILDEAHGLTAALENAHSAPVSAKQLSSVKTFLQFYINKYRARLSSKNLLQLNQVNFVVGKLLGLVQPKTASDKKGDATIFSLEDFVIKAEIDHLHLRPLVEFCRSTRLAPKLHGFSMRYSQQALEDENKKVEVNKKASFKEFLSNMSKKKGQNEVLDDVHKSEYKASNQINSVPTESSAGSGLYAVLDFLEMLCGRSADGRVLARPGDGGGLKYLLLNVAEHFAQVVQQCRSVIVAGGTMEPVAEFQALLTNNDPEVDRVNVVKCEHVVPPNNVLGVCLSKGPSNIQLNFSYEHRASKDLLNEVGRVLRNVCSIVPNGVVCFVPSYSYEQMLYEHLTSTKVIESISKKKKIFREPKSASEVDQVLHKYAAAIKNKDLNGALLFSVVGGKLSEGLNFSDDLGRCVMVLGMPYPNVKSPELQEKMNYLNKSTPGAGSVYYENLCMKAVNQCIGRAVRHANDYACVLLVDERYSRPQTVAALPSFVQKSLKTNCTFGQSIGSIAKFFARHKEKK; translated from the exons AGGCTGATGATTGGCTACAAGAAGAGTATgagaaattaaaaaagaatCAACTGTTGGTATCCTTGCAGTTTAAacttgataaaataaaacaaagagaGGAAAAATTTACTGAATTGAAAAAAAGAGTTTACATCCATAAAAAAAGTTTGAATAAAATTGAGCATCATTTTCATAAACGGGACAAATCCAATGAAGCAGGTGATAGTaaggattttgatgaaaaagagAACATTGAAGACCAAGACCTCATTGTAGAGGAAAGTCAGAATAAAGATGATGAATCTGATTCCGAAGAAACATGTTTAGATGATGAAAATGGTAGCAGTACAAAA ATTTACATAAGCAGCAGGACTCACAGTCAGCTGTCGCAGTTTGTGGGGGAGATCAAGAGGACAGAGTTCAGCAACAGCACTAGAGTGGTCACCCTTGCTTCCCGACACCACTACTGCATCAACTCTGACGTTACCAAGCTCAAAAATGTCAATCTTGTCAATGAACG ATGTCTCGATATGCAGAAATCCAAAACGAAATCAACATCAGTAGGAGATGAAGGCAAAGTCCTAAAGAAGACCAGAACTAGCAGGTGCAATGCTTGCCCTTACTACAACCAAAACAACATAACAAGGTTGAAGGAACAGCTTCTGGTGGACATTATGGACATGGAAGACATAGTCAAAACTGGCAAACAGTTGAAGGCTTGCCCGTACTATGCTTCTAGAATGGCCTTAGATGATGCTGag GTAGTTCTAATCAGCCATGCAGGCATAGTAAGCAGTGGAGCAAGATCGGGCGTCTCTCTGAAACTACAGGACAATATTCTCATTCTGGACGAAGCGCACGGCCTCACTGCAGCGTTGGAAAACGCTCACAGCGCCCCGGTGTCGGCCAAACAACTGAGCTCTGTTAAGACATTCCTACAGTTTTATATCAATAAATACCGAGCTAGATTGAGTAGCAAGAATCTGTTGCAGTTGAATCAAGTCAATTTCGTTGTGGGCAAGCTTTTAG gttTAGTACAACCGAAAACGGCAAGTGATAAAAAGGGGGATGCAACAATATTTTCACTCGaagattttgttataaaagctGAGATAGATCACCTCCACTTACGGCCGCTGGTGGAATTCTGCAGAAGCACTCGCCTGGCGCCCAAGCTTCACGGCTTCTCTATGAGATACAGCCAGCAAGCTCTCGAGgatgaaaacaaaaaagttgaaGTCAACAAAAAAGCATCGTTCAAAGAGTTCCTCAGTAATATGTCTAAGAAAAAAGGTCAGAATGAAGTCCTTGATGATGTTCATAAAAGTGAATATAAAGCATCTAATCAG ATAAACAGCGTACCAACAGAATCGTCCGCCGGAAGCGGGCTGTACGCCGTGTTGGACTTCCTGGAGATGCTGTGCGGGCGTAGCGCGGACGGGCGCGTGCTGGCGCGGCCGGGCGACGGCGGGGGCCTCAAGTACTTGCTGCTCAACGTCGCCGAGCACTTTGCGCAAGTGGTCCAACAGTGTCGATCG GTGATAGTGGCAGGGGGTACCATGGAACCAGTGGCCGAGTTCCAAGCTTTGCTCACAAACAATGACCCCGAAGTGGACAGGGTGAACGTAGTCAAGTGCGAACACGTCGTGCCTCCGAACAATGTGCTGGGCGTATGCCTTTCCAAGGGACCTTCCAATATTCAGTTGAATTTCTCCTACGAACATCGTGCTTCCAAAGACTTG TTAAACGAAGTTGGTCGGGTATTGAGAAATGTTTGTAGCATAGTCCCGAACGGCGTGGTTTGCTTTGTACCCTCGTACTCATACGAGCAGATGTTGTACGAACACTTAACTAGCACTAAAGTAATCGAGAGTATCAGCAAGAAGAAAAAAATCTTTCGGGAGCCCAAGTCTGCCTCAGAAGTAGATCAG GTTTTACATAAATATGCCGcagcaataaaaaataaagatctCAATGGCGCACTTTTATTTAGCGTCGTTGGAGGGAAATTGAGTGAAGGACTGAATTTCAG CGACGATTTAGGCCGCTGTGTGATGGTACTGGGCATGCCATATCCGAACGTAAAATCACCAGAGCTTCAAGAGAAAATGAATTATCTCAATAAATCTACCCCTGGAGCAGGAAGTGTTTACTATGAAAACCTATGTATGAAGGCAGTTAACCAATGTATTG GACGAGCAGTTCGTCACGCCAATGATTATGCGTGTGTATTATTGGTGGACGAGAGATATTCGCGACCTCAAACCGTAGCAGCGCTGCCGTCTTTTGTACAG AAATCTTTAAAAACCAACTGCACATTTGGACAAAGTATTGGGAGTATAGCCAAGTTTTTTGCAAGGcataaagaaaagaaataa